From Streptomyces sp. NBC_00683, one genomic window encodes:
- a CDS encoding alpha/beta fold hydrolase, translating to MYEAKFDQRGSVVRWTESGGRSDGAGAASVYVHGLGAMSSVYHAHIAAAPALSGRRSLLVDLPGHGISDRPQEFGYTLEDHADALAAALDGAGVRGADLIGHSMGGAVAIVLAHRRPELVRRLVLTEANLDPYPPVTAGSSGIAGLSEEEFVHGGGFARVLARVGPAWAATMRLADPLALHRTATGLVRGTDPTMRRMLMESPAERVYLQGALSGELPGREELMGASVRVETVPEAGHVLMFDRPDALVRAVAERPA from the coding sequence GTGTACGAGGCGAAGTTCGACCAGCGGGGGAGTGTCGTCCGGTGGACCGAGTCGGGCGGGAGGTCCGACGGCGCCGGTGCGGCCTCGGTGTACGTGCACGGGCTCGGAGCGATGTCCTCCGTCTACCACGCGCACATCGCGGCCGCCCCGGCGCTGTCCGGCCGCCGCTCGCTCCTCGTCGACCTTCCGGGGCACGGCATCAGTGACCGGCCCCAGGAGTTCGGCTACACGCTGGAGGACCACGCGGACGCGCTGGCCGCCGCGCTCGACGGAGCGGGAGTGCGCGGCGCGGACCTCATCGGCCACAGCATGGGCGGCGCGGTCGCGATCGTCCTCGCGCACCGGCGTCCGGAACTGGTACGGCGTCTGGTCCTGACCGAGGCCAACCTCGACCCGTACCCGCCGGTCACCGCGGGGAGCAGTGGCATCGCCGGACTGTCGGAGGAGGAGTTCGTCCACGGCGGGGGCTTCGCCCGGGTGCTGGCGCGAGTGGGTCCGGCCTGGGCCGCGACCATGCGGCTCGCCGACCCGCTCGCCCTGCACCGCACGGCGACCGGCCTGGTGCGTGGCACCGACCCGACCATGCGCCGGATGCTGATGGAGTCGCCGGCCGAGCGTGTGTACCTGCAGGGCGCGCTGAGCGGTGAACTCCCGGGAAGGGAGGAGCTGATGGGCGCCAGCGTACGGGTGGAGACGGTCCCGGAGGCGGGACACGTCCTCATGTTCGACCGCCCGGACGCGCTGGTGCGGGCCGTCGCCGAGCGCCCCGCGTGA
- a CDS encoding roadblock/LC7 domain-containing protein, whose protein sequence is MPMDRGLDWLLDDLTSRVEHIQHALVLSNDGLVTGASAELAREDAEHLAAVSSGLHSLARGSGRHFRAGRARQTMVEFDEAMLFVTAAGDGSCLCVLSSAEADVGQVAYEMTLLVNRVGEHLGVTARQGAERADSL, encoded by the coding sequence ATGCCGATGGACCGGGGACTTGACTGGCTCCTTGACGATCTCACCAGCCGGGTGGAGCACATACAGCACGCTCTGGTGCTGTCGAACGACGGGCTGGTCACCGGAGCCAGCGCGGAACTGGCACGCGAGGACGCCGAGCACCTGGCGGCGGTCTCGTCCGGACTGCACAGCCTGGCCAGGGGATCGGGGCGTCACTTCCGGGCCGGAAGAGCGCGCCAGACCATGGTGGAGTTCGACGAGGCAATGCTCTTTGTGACGGCGGCGGGCGACGGCAGCTGTCTGTGCGTGCTCAGTTCCGCGGAGGCCGACGTCGGCCAGGTCGCCTATGAGATGACCTTGCTGGTCAATCGCGTGGGCGAGCACCTCGGCGTTACAGCACGGCAAGGTGCAGAGCGCGCCGACAGCCTCTGA
- a CDS encoding sensor histidine kinase: protein MRTPRTTTPDPGAHGERPAPPPRGRRAHAGRPADERTDHRAGSPAPDDPPARRGSLRPRTVRAKVISLLMVPVVSLLALWGFATVTTAQDVARLRELQRVDSTVRAPVQAAVAALQTEREAALRQSVAPGTGHAADLKRQAKHTDAALGALRLGDRHTVADAGNLPEGVAGRLSTFLEHTQRLPTLRSSLLDPPAGGSRDRDADRRADAAAAFTQYSEAITAAFGVSGALTGIQDAELGSEARVLLELARSGEMLAREDTLLASAGLTGTLDGERLRNFTGAVATRRSLASTAGADLPSAGRNAWRSLTEGGAYRRITAAEDKVLQAEPGRRAAQSVSPAAWERDVTAVREELSSIETGAVDRAADRADPLTRALLSPAGAAVLFGFFAAAASLMISVRIGRALVVELVSLRNSALEIARRKLPRAMQRLRAGEELDIRAEAPPGRPSNDEIGQVGEALDTVHRAALSAAVERAELASGISGVFVNLARRSQVLVHRQLTLLDGMERRADDPNELGDLFRLDHLTTRMRRHAESLIILSGAAPGRAWRMAVPLTNVVRAAVSEIEDYSRVEVRALPDAGVKGAAVADLTHLLAELVENAAQFSPPHTKVRISGEPVGNGYALEIEDRGLGMGKELLGEANRRIEQSEALDLFDSDRLGLFVVSRLSARHQIKVQLRTSPYGGTTAVVLLPTALLQSGLPAGKSAAPEGAADPGSATTVARDDDSRAQAPGPRAAAPRPTAFPAPVAVPAIEPRTPVEARRGPKAAPAPVTTLHRRARPSASTGPSGPTGSTGPSGVPGPSGTSDEDGELPRRVRQASLVPQLREKPRPERGDSRDRGTTPPVERTPEQARDRMTAYRNGWVRGGGAAPGRSTPGPASGIRPYTEGDQA from the coding sequence ATGCGCACACCCCGCACGACGACCCCGGACCCCGGTGCGCACGGCGAACGGCCCGCGCCACCGCCGCGCGGACGACGCGCGCACGCAGGCCGGCCGGCCGACGAGCGCACCGACCACCGGGCCGGGTCGCCGGCGCCGGACGATCCCCCGGCGCGTCGAGGGTCCCTGCGCCCCAGGACCGTGCGGGCCAAGGTCATTTCCCTGCTGATGGTCCCGGTCGTCTCGCTGCTCGCCCTGTGGGGATTCGCCACCGTCACCACGGCGCAGGACGTGGCCCGGCTGCGCGAACTGCAACGGGTGGACAGCACCGTACGAGCCCCGGTCCAGGCGGCGGTCGCCGCCCTGCAGACCGAACGCGAGGCGGCACTGCGCCAGTCGGTGGCCCCGGGTACCGGGCACGCCGCCGACCTGAAGCGCCAGGCGAAGCACACCGATGCCGCGCTCGGAGCGCTGCGCCTGGGCGACCGGCACACGGTCGCCGACGCGGGCAACCTCCCCGAGGGGGTCGCGGGACGGCTCAGCACCTTCCTCGAGCACACCCAGCGACTCCCCACCCTGCGCAGCAGCCTGCTGGACCCTCCGGCCGGCGGTTCCCGGGACAGGGACGCCGACCGGCGCGCCGACGCGGCCGCCGCATTCACGCAGTACTCCGAGGCCATCACCGCGGCGTTCGGTGTCTCCGGCGCGCTGACCGGAATTCAGGACGCCGAGCTGGGGTCCGAGGCCCGCGTCCTGCTCGAACTGGCGCGGAGCGGTGAGATGCTGGCGCGCGAGGACACGCTGCTGGCCTCCGCCGGACTCACCGGGACACTCGACGGTGAGCGGCTGCGCAACTTCACCGGCGCGGTGGCGACCCGCCGGAGCCTGGCGAGTACGGCCGGGGCCGATCTGCCGTCCGCCGGCCGAAATGCCTGGCGCTCCCTCACCGAAGGCGGCGCGTATCGCAGGATCACGGCAGCCGAGGACAAGGTGCTCCAGGCGGAGCCGGGCCGTCGGGCCGCGCAGTCGGTGTCCCCCGCGGCATGGGAACGCGACGTGACAGCCGTACGCGAGGAGCTGAGCTCCATCGAAACCGGCGCGGTCGACCGTGCCGCCGACCGAGCCGACCCCCTCACGCGCGCACTGCTCAGCCCCGCGGGAGCGGCCGTCCTCTTCGGTTTCTTCGCCGCCGCCGCCTCACTCATGATCTCCGTGCGCATCGGCCGGGCGCTCGTCGTCGAGCTCGTCAGCCTCCGCAACAGCGCGCTGGAGATCGCCCGGCGCAAACTGCCCCGCGCCATGCAGCGACTGCGCGCCGGCGAGGAACTGGACATCCGGGCGGAGGCGCCGCCCGGCAGGCCTTCAAACGACGAGATCGGTCAGGTGGGCGAAGCACTCGACACCGTCCACCGCGCCGCACTCAGCGCCGCCGTCGAACGTGCCGAACTGGCCAGCGGGATCTCCGGAGTCTTCGTCAACCTCGCCCGCCGCAGCCAGGTCCTCGTCCACCGCCAGCTCACCCTTCTCGACGGCATGGAGCGCCGCGCCGACGACCCCAACGAGCTGGGTGACCTGTTCCGGCTCGATCACCTCACGACCCGGATGAGGCGGCACGCGGAGAGCCTGATCATCCTCTCCGGGGCAGCACCCGGGCGCGCCTGGCGGATGGCCGTACCACTGACCAATGTGGTCCGTGCCGCAGTCTCCGAGATCGAGGACTACTCACGGGTGGAAGTGCGGGCGCTGCCGGACGCGGGCGTGAAGGGGGCGGCCGTGGCCGACCTCACCCACCTCCTGGCGGAACTCGTCGAGAACGCCGCACAGTTCTCCCCGCCGCACACCAAGGTGCGCATCAGCGGCGAACCGGTGGGCAACGGGTACGCCCTGGAGATCGAGGACCGTGGGCTCGGCATGGGCAAGGAGTTGCTCGGCGAGGCGAACCGGCGCATCGAGCAGTCGGAAGCGCTCGACCTGTTCGACAGCGACAGGCTCGGCCTCTTCGTGGTGAGCAGGCTCTCCGCCCGTCACCAGATCAAGGTCCAGCTGCGCACCTCGCCGTACGGGGGCACGACGGCGGTGGTGCTGCTGCCCACCGCACTGCTCCAGAGCGGACTGCCGGCAGGCAAGTCGGCCGCTCCGGAGGGCGCCGCCGACCCGGGGAGCGCCACAACGGTGGCCCGGGACGACGACAGCAGGGCACAGGCACCAGGGCCACGCGCCGCGGCCCCACGCCCCACCGCGTTCCCCGCCCCGGTGGCCGTGCCCGCGATCGAACCGCGTACGCCCGTCGAGGCCCGTAGGGGGCCGAAGGCCGCACCCGCGCCGGTCACCACGCTGCACCGGCGCGCACGCCCCTCGGCTTCCACGGGGCCCTCGGGTCCCACGGGTTCCACGGGTCCTTCAGGAGTCCCGGGTCCCTCCGGTACCTCGGACGAGGACGGCGAGCTGCCGCGTCGCGTCCGGCAGGCCAGCCTCGTACCCCAGCTGCGCGAGAAGCCGCGCCCGGAGCGCGGAGACTCGCGCGACCGAGGGACCACACCGCCCGTCGAACGCACGCCCGAACAGGCCCGCGACCGCATGACCGCCTACCGCAACGGATGGGTCCGCGGCGGCGGGGCCGCACCGGGCCGCAGCACACCCGGACCCGCTTCCGGTATCCGGCCGTACACCGAAGGAGACCAGGCATGA
- a CDS encoding roadblock/LC7 domain-containing protein yields MIANERAAASRGSGELDWLLDDLVARVGEVRHAVVLSNDGLAVGASSALSREDAEHLAAVASGFHSLAKGAGRHFRAGGVRQTMVEMDEGFLFVAAAGDGSCLAVLSTAFADIGLVAYEMARLVKRVGEHLATPVRLAEPPATG; encoded by the coding sequence ATGATCGCGAACGAGAGGGCGGCGGCTTCCCGCGGCTCCGGCGAACTCGACTGGCTGCTGGACGATCTCGTCGCACGGGTCGGCGAGGTCCGGCACGCAGTCGTGCTGTCCAACGACGGGTTGGCCGTCGGTGCGTCCAGTGCCCTCAGCAGAGAGGACGCCGAGCACCTCGCGGCTGTGGCGTCCGGCTTCCACAGCCTCGCGAAGGGTGCGGGCCGGCACTTCCGGGCCGGGGGAGTGCGCCAGACGATGGTCGAGATGGACGAGGGCTTCCTGTTCGTCGCAGCGGCCGGCGACGGTTCCTGTCTCGCCGTGCTGAGCACGGCCTTCGCGGACATCGGCCTCGTGGCCTACGAGATGGCGCGCCTGGTGAAGCGGGTGGGCGAGCACCTCGCCACCCCGGTGAGGCTCGCAGAACCACCGGCGACCGGCTGA
- a CDS encoding PadR family transcriptional regulator, with the protein MLELSILGFLYDTPLHGYELRKRITALTGHVRPVAESTLYPAIKRLEKAGLLARETQPGSTAAPRHVLTLTEAGRTELRHRLAEPARGDITDENRWFTLLAFLRHLPDPPAQAAVLRRRLAFLDEPASFFYAGDRPLRAEELDDPFRQGILTIARATSEAELRWLRATLGSLDRSV; encoded by the coding sequence ATGCTGGAGCTCTCCATCCTCGGATTCCTGTACGACACCCCCCTGCACGGCTACGAACTGCGCAAACGCATCACTGCCCTGACCGGACATGTGAGGCCGGTCGCGGAAAGCACGCTGTACCCGGCCATCAAGCGACTGGAGAAGGCGGGGCTGCTTGCCCGGGAGACACAGCCGGGCAGCACGGCCGCACCCCGTCACGTCCTGACACTGACCGAGGCGGGCAGGACGGAGCTGCGGCACCGTCTGGCGGAACCCGCCAGAGGCGACATCACCGACGAGAACCGCTGGTTCACGCTCCTGGCGTTCCTGCGTCATCTGCCGGACCCACCGGCCCAGGCCGCCGTGCTCCGGCGGCGGCTGGCCTTCCTGGACGAGCCCGCGAGCTTCTTCTACGCCGGGGACCGGCCGCTGCGCGCCGAGGAACTGGACGATCCGTTCCGCCAGGGCATCCTCACGATCGCCCGGGCGACCAGTGAGGCCGAGCTCAGGTGGCTCCGCGCCACCCTCGGCTCACTCGACCGGAGTGTCTGA
- a CDS encoding class I SAM-dependent methyltransferase, protein MADDHTHVQDFFSVRAADWDSRFPDDGPAYAAAVGALGLRPGDAVLDAGCGTGRALPHLRDAVGPGGTVLGADLTPAMLDAAVRAGRAGSGALLVADAARLPVRDGTLDAVFAAGLISHLTRPERGLGELARVVRPGGRLALFHPIGRAALAARHGRSISDDDLRAEPRLVPLLAHAGWGLDSYTDEDDRFLVLAVRAR, encoded by the coding sequence ATGGCCGACGACCACACACACGTACAGGACTTCTTCTCGGTCCGAGCAGCGGACTGGGACAGCCGGTTCCCCGATGACGGGCCCGCGTACGCCGCCGCCGTCGGCGCACTCGGACTTCGCCCCGGCGACGCCGTTCTCGACGCGGGCTGCGGTACGGGGCGCGCGCTGCCGCACCTGCGTGACGCGGTGGGACCCGGCGGCACGGTGCTCGGCGCCGACCTCACACCCGCCATGCTGGATGCGGCGGTACGGGCGGGGCGGGCCGGCAGCGGCGCCCTGCTCGTGGCCGATGCGGCACGGCTGCCGGTGCGTGACGGAACGCTCGACGCGGTGTTCGCGGCCGGCCTGATCTCTCATCTCACCCGTCCCGAGCGGGGGCTGGGCGAGCTGGCACGTGTCGTACGCCCCGGCGGCCGACTGGCCCTGTTCCATCCGATCGGCCGGGCCGCGCTGGCCGCGCGGCACGGCCGCAGCATCTCGGACGACGATCTACGGGCGGAGCCGCGTCTCGTCCCCCTGCTGGCACACGCGGGGTGGGGGCTGGACTCGTACACCGACGAGGACGACCGCTTCCTGGTTCTCGCCGTACGCGCGCGCTGA
- a CDS encoding histidine phosphatase family protein: MRLLLIRHGQTPSNLGHFLDTARPGPGLTSLGLRQAAELPAALAGEDIRALYASTLTRTQLTAAPLAAERGLDVRIRDGIRELSAGELEMRADRAAVTEYLTTAFAWSAGDTARRMAGGESGAEALARFDAVVAEAASAAGPAPAGTAALISHGAAIRMWTAARAHNVSVEFAAAHALDNTGVVVVEGTPEDGWKALSWAGTVVTPGTRSGVEDAGPAGRTISGVGD, encoded by the coding sequence ATGCGATTGCTGTTGATCCGTCACGGTCAGACGCCGTCCAACCTCGGCCACTTCCTGGACACCGCACGGCCCGGACCCGGGCTCACCTCCCTGGGCCTGCGTCAGGCAGCCGAACTTCCGGCCGCCCTGGCCGGTGAGGACATTCGCGCCCTCTACGCATCGACGCTGACGCGCACGCAGCTGACGGCGGCGCCCCTGGCTGCCGAACGAGGTCTGGATGTCCGCATCCGCGACGGCATCCGCGAACTGTCCGCCGGGGAGTTGGAGATGCGCGCCGACAGGGCGGCGGTGACGGAGTATCTGACGACGGCATTCGCCTGGTCCGCCGGCGACACGGCGAGGCGTATGGCAGGGGGCGAGAGCGGCGCCGAGGCCCTGGCCCGCTTCGACGCGGTGGTCGCTGAGGCCGCGTCGGCCGCCGGACCGGCTCCTGCGGGCACGGCTGCTCTGATCAGTCATGGCGCGGCGATCAGGATGTGGACGGCGGCCCGTGCCCACAACGTCTCGGTGGAGTTCGCCGCCGCCCATGCCCTCGACAACACGGGAGTCGTGGTGGTCGAGGGCACGCCCGAAGATGGCTGGAAGGCACTGTCCTGGGCCGGCACCGTGGTCACTCCGGGGACCAGGAGCGGTGTGGAGGACGCCGGACCCGCGGGTCGCACGATCTCCGGTGTCGGCGACTGA
- a CDS encoding GNAT family N-acetyltransferase, with product MLIREATTEDWPAIWPFFHEIVSAGETFTFPPDLEKDDARGWWLLSAPSRTVVAVDDAGTVLGTAKMNRNHMGNGSHIASASYMVDSRHSGRGVGRALCEYTVEWAREAGFRAMQFNAVVETNTHAVRLYRSLGFEVLGTLPEGFNHPAEGYVGLHIMHKAL from the coding sequence ATGCTGATCAGAGAAGCCACCACGGAGGACTGGCCCGCCATCTGGCCGTTCTTCCACGAAATCGTCTCCGCAGGTGAGACGTTCACCTTTCCCCCGGACCTGGAGAAGGACGATGCCAGGGGCTGGTGGCTCCTGTCCGCCCCGAGTCGTACGGTCGTCGCGGTCGACGACGCCGGGACCGTCCTGGGCACGGCCAAGATGAACCGGAACCACATGGGCAACGGATCGCACATCGCCAGCGCCAGCTACATGGTCGACTCCCGGCACTCCGGCCGTGGCGTGGGCCGGGCCCTGTGCGAATACACCGTGGAGTGGGCGCGGGAAGCGGGCTTCCGCGCCATGCAGTTCAACGCCGTGGTGGAGACCAACACCCACGCCGTACGGCTGTACCGCTCGCTCGGATTCGAGGTACTGGGGACGCTTCCGGAAGGCTTCAACCATCCGGCCGAGGGCTACGTCGGACTGCACATCATGCACAAGGCCCTCTGA
- a CDS encoding GTP-binding protein, translating into MSSEHVDSTGGEQTEDTTALALKILVAGGFGVGKTTLVGAVSEIRPLRTEELLSEAGQSVDDTGGVDQKTTTTVAMDFGRITIRSGLSLYLFGTPGQDRFWFLWDELSTGALGAVVLADTRRLEDCFPAVDYFEHRRIPFVVAVNCFSGARTYGEEDVSRALDLDRGTPVVLCDARDRASGKEVLIRMVEYAGRMHTARLLDSVGQAGAH; encoded by the coding sequence ATGTCCTCCGAGCATGTGGACAGCACGGGTGGGGAACAGACCGAGGACACCACGGCCCTCGCTCTGAAGATATTGGTCGCCGGCGGTTTCGGGGTCGGCAAGACGACCCTGGTCGGAGCCGTCAGTGAGATCCGGCCGCTGCGCACCGAGGAACTCCTCAGTGAGGCAGGGCAGTCCGTGGACGACACCGGCGGAGTGGACCAGAAGACCACCACGACCGTGGCCATGGACTTCGGCCGCATCACCATCAGGTCCGGCCTGTCGCTCTATCTGTTCGGCACCCCGGGGCAGGACCGTTTCTGGTTCCTGTGGGACGAGTTGTCCACGGGGGCGCTGGGAGCGGTTGTGCTGGCCGACACCCGACGGCTCGAGGACTGCTTCCCGGCAGTCGACTACTTCGAACACCGCCGCATTCCGTTCGTCGTCGCCGTCAACTGCTTCTCGGGTGCACGCACTTACGGGGAGGAGGACGTCTCCCGCGCACTCGACCTCGACCGGGGTACGCCGGTCGTGCTGTGCGACGCGCGCGACCGGGCCTCCGGAAAAGAGGTCCTGATCCGCATGGTCGAGTACGCCGGGCGGATGCACACCGCCCGGCTGCTCGACTCCGTGGGGCAGGCCGGCGCGCACTGA
- a CDS encoding DUF742 domain-containing protein, translating to MSDDGTAQGSQWYDAEAGPLVRPYAVTGGRTDPGPSGVRFDLIALVAVDEAAPDGSDEGLLGPEHRALLTLCRSETQSVAELSADADLPVGVVRVLLGDLLEAGFVRVSRPVPPAQLPDERILREVIDGLRAL from the coding sequence ATGAGCGACGACGGAACGGCGCAGGGCAGTCAGTGGTACGACGCCGAAGCAGGCCCGCTGGTCCGCCCCTACGCCGTGACGGGGGGCCGTACCGATCCGGGTCCCAGCGGGGTGCGCTTCGACCTGATCGCGCTCGTGGCGGTCGACGAGGCGGCGCCGGACGGTTCCGACGAGGGACTGCTCGGCCCGGAGCACCGGGCCCTGCTGACGCTGTGCCGCAGCGAGACCCAGTCGGTCGCGGAACTCTCCGCGGACGCCGACCTGCCCGTCGGCGTGGTGAGAGTGCTCCTCGGCGATCTGCTCGAAGCCGGCTTCGTACGGGTCAGTCGTCCTGTGCCCCCGGCACAGCTGCCCGACGAGCGGATCCTGCGTGAGGTGATCGACGGCCTGCGGGCGCTGTGA
- a CDS encoding MHYT domain-containing protein, which translates to MGHLDHATFGWLTPALSYAMASIGAALGLRCTVRALATSGRSRRNWLFTAASAIGTGIWTMHFVAMLGFGVTGTDIRYDVPLTLLSLLVAMVVVGAGVFVVGYSRDRSRALLIGGLTTGLGVASMHYLGMAALRLHGTVAYDPLLVALSVTIAVVAATAALWAALNIRSPGAVALASLVMGAAVSSMHYTGMLAVGVRVAPSGSELPGATVMQFIFPLAVGLGSYLFLTSAFVALSPAARERVEDAAERAPAAVAP; encoded by the coding sequence ATGGGACACCTGGACCACGCCACCTTCGGCTGGCTGACACCCGCGCTGTCGTACGCGATGGCATCGATCGGCGCCGCACTCGGGCTCCGCTGCACCGTGCGCGCGCTCGCCACCAGCGGCCGTTCGCGCCGCAACTGGCTGTTCACCGCCGCATCCGCCATCGGTACGGGCATCTGGACGATGCACTTCGTCGCCATGCTCGGTTTCGGCGTCACCGGTACCGACATCCGCTACGACGTTCCGCTCACGCTGCTCAGCCTGTTGGTCGCCATGGTGGTGGTCGGGGCCGGAGTCTTCGTGGTCGGCTACAGCCGTGACCGCTCGCGTGCGCTCCTCATCGGCGGTCTCACGACCGGGCTCGGAGTCGCCAGCATGCACTACCTCGGAATGGCCGCCCTGAGGCTGCACGGCACCGTCGCGTACGACCCGCTGCTCGTGGCGCTCTCGGTGACGATCGCCGTCGTCGCCGCGACAGCGGCCCTCTGGGCGGCACTGAACATCAGGTCGCCCGGGGCCGTGGCCCTCGCGTCACTCGTCATGGGCGCGGCAGTCAGCAGCATGCACTACACGGGAATGCTGGCCGTCGGAGTCCGGGTCGCACCGTCGGGATCCGAGCTCCCCGGAGCGACCGTGATGCAGTTCATCTTCCCGCTCGCCGTCGGCCTGGGCTCGTACCTCTTCCTCACCTCGGCGTTCGTCGCACTCTCACCGGCGGCCCGCGAGCGCGTGGAGGACGCCGCCGAACGGGCCCCGGCGGCAGTGGCTCCCTGA
- a CDS encoding DUF6397 family protein translates to MAVKEAARTGRAGAERTDAAAGGGAGAGGGAGSTLAAGRAAQALELKRGEFDLAVHLGLISADAPAGGGRPRVRREEVDRLQAMAGFPESLRDRVRTAGTAEGAALLGISSVRFTGLARIGCVSPVAFYLNRYRAVVWLYLVDELAGFGAREPELLAGKSPVGMRTMLEGGVDRRARNWRSRRIDRLLSRTEDPWARAAVQASALDAVQLAEVVDDPYERAYLARIRPEPVFGRPGSVSGRETMGQLMLADDPDEILWRRVNLAMELDRARERRSAPRPGGEPGSAPVPVPAPAREAVDRVPGRTVASAAAGAGLLARIGLGRRRSRDH, encoded by the coding sequence ATGGCTGTCAAGGAAGCGGCGCGCACCGGCCGCGCGGGAGCGGAGCGCACGGACGCGGCAGCGGGCGGGGGCGCCGGAGCGGGTGGAGGCGCGGGAAGCACACTGGCCGCAGGGCGCGCCGCGCAGGCGCTGGAGTTGAAGCGCGGCGAGTTCGATCTTGCCGTCCATCTGGGGCTGATCAGCGCGGACGCGCCGGCGGGCGGCGGAAGGCCGCGGGTCCGTAGGGAAGAAGTCGACAGGCTGCAGGCCATGGCCGGCTTCCCCGAATCCCTCCGGGACAGGGTGCGCACGGCGGGGACGGCGGAGGGCGCCGCCCTGCTCGGCATCAGCAGCGTCCGCTTCACCGGGCTGGCCCGGATCGGGTGCGTCTCGCCGGTGGCGTTCTATCTGAACCGTTACCGTGCGGTGGTCTGGCTCTACCTCGTGGACGAACTCGCGGGATTCGGTGCCAGGGAGCCCGAGCTGCTCGCCGGAAAGAGCCCGGTCGGGATGCGGACCATGCTGGAGGGCGGCGTAGACCGGCGTGCGCGCAACTGGCGTTCGCGCAGGATCGACCGGTTGCTGAGCCGGACGGAGGATCCATGGGCGCGTGCCGCGGTGCAGGCGTCCGCTCTGGACGCCGTGCAACTCGCGGAAGTGGTGGACGACCCGTACGAACGCGCCTACCTTGCGCGTATCCGGCCGGAACCTGTCTTCGGACGGCCGGGATCCGTGTCCGGCAGGGAGACCATGGGGCAGCTGATGCTGGCCGACGATCCGGACGAGATCCTGTGGCGGCGGGTCAACCTGGCCATGGAGCTGGACCGGGCGCGCGAGCGCCGCTCTGCTCCCCGGCCGGGTGGCGAGCCTGGGAGCGCGCCGGTACCTGTGCCCGCGCCAGCGAGGGAAGCGGTCGACCGGGTGCCGGGTCGCACCGTTGCGTCAGCCGCGGCCGGGGCGGGTCTGCTTGCCCGGATCGGACTGGGCAGGCGACGGAGCCGAGATCATTAA
- a CDS encoding PPOX class F420-dependent oxidoreductase, whose protein sequence is MAHHMTQDEWRAFLSEGTRTAKVSTVRADGSPHIAPVWFLLDGDDLVFNTGKESVKGRNLARDGRVSICVDDDRPPFAFAVLQGRADLSEDLGELRRWATRIAGRYMGAEAAEEFGARNGVAGELVVRVHIDKVLAMAEVAS, encoded by the coding sequence ATGGCACACCACATGACCCAGGACGAATGGCGGGCGTTCCTCTCGGAGGGGACCCGCACCGCCAAGGTTTCGACCGTACGAGCGGACGGAAGCCCGCACATCGCGCCCGTCTGGTTCCTGCTCGACGGTGACGATCTGGTCTTCAACACCGGAAAGGAGAGCGTCAAGGGCCGCAATCTCGCGCGGGACGGAAGGGTGTCGATCTGCGTGGACGACGACCGGCCCCCGTTCGCGTTCGCCGTGCTCCAGGGGCGTGCGGACCTGAGCGAGGACCTCGGCGAACTGCGCCGCTGGGCGACCCGTATCGCAGGCCGGTACATGGGCGCGGAGGCGGCCGAGGAGTTCGGGGCACGCAACGGTGTGGCCGGCGAACTCGTCGTACGCGTGCACATCGACAAGGTGCTGGCCATGGCCGAGGTGGCCTCCTAG